In Labilibaculum sp. DW002, one DNA window encodes the following:
- a CDS encoding glycosyltransferase family 117 protein encodes MKSNYKLVNNVLGWLAFAVAAITYALTMEPSASLWDCGEFITSANGLQVGHPPGAPLFMIIARFFALFAPDPSYAALMVNLMSALASAFTIMFLFWTITHLAKKLFVKDGEISLANGVAVLGAGMVGALAYTFSDTFWFSAVEGEVYALSSLFTAVVFWAILKWENVADEKYANRWIILIAYLMGLSIGVHLLNLLAIPAIVFVYYFKKHEPTRNGILAALGISLVILGVIMYGIIPGVIKIASWFELAFVNGLGAPFKTGVLVYAISLIALMVWTINYSIKHNKVILNTIVTSFIVIMIGYSSFAMIVIRSSANPPMDENNPDDVFSLLSYLNREQYGDRPLVFGEYYNAPAVDMVETKPVYIQKKDKNGKDKYVIASYKPKYEFDSRFNTIFPRMYSSNAGHVRDYEYWGNVKKNNPIQVGDEVIYKPSFGSNLRFFFSYQFNHMYWRYFMWNFAGRQNDIQNHGGIRHGNWISGIQFLDEMRLGNQDKLYSELKNKKSRNAYFFLPFILGLIGIFFQLNAGKKGKKDFWVVMLLFLLTGLAIVVYLNQYPHQPRERDYAYAGSFYAFAIWIGFGVLGLYNFLKNKMPALASAGLVTLICLIAVPGLMAQQNWDDHDRGGRYATLAYAKNYLNSCDPNAILFTYGDNDTFPLWYAQEVEGIRRDIRIVNISLLAGDWYINQMRRKAYDSELIPMTLTADKVEPGIRDQVPVVERLSKPELLSEMIKFVASDNEATTVETQSGKKLHYFPGRKVYVPVDSSKVVSNGTVQPEDAGLVVDKLEWNIKKSYLYKNDIAVYDIIANNNWERPIYFSVGMGVDSFLGLEKYFQLEGAAYRLVPIETKPQRNELGHVNTELLYDNYMNKFTFGGLKDPDVHVDQFHILTVNIMSFRANYSRLASALNDEGKKDKAIKIMDRCMEELPTSKIPFDNTLIGFIQEYYRAGATDKANVLLSDMAQQSYDKLNYFLSLESQYANAFRAEQEREIRVVQMLLGLADMGEQTKLREDLQLKFEMLFKTFVE; translated from the coding sequence ATGAAATCTAATTACAAGTTGGTTAACAATGTGTTAGGCTGGCTGGCTTTTGCTGTTGCGGCCATCACCTATGCCTTAACCATGGAACCTTCTGCCAGTTTATGGGATTGTGGAGAATTTATTACCTCCGCTAATGGTCTTCAGGTTGGTCACCCACCCGGGGCACCGCTTTTTATGATTATTGCACGTTTCTTTGCATTATTCGCACCAGATCCATCGTACGCAGCTCTCATGGTTAACCTGATGTCAGCACTTGCTTCGGCATTTACCATCATGTTTTTATTCTGGACTATCACTCATCTGGCTAAAAAACTATTTGTAAAAGATGGTGAGATTAGTCTTGCAAACGGCGTTGCAGTATTAGGTGCAGGAATGGTTGGTGCACTAGCTTACACCTTCTCTGATACATTCTGGTTTTCAGCTGTTGAAGGTGAGGTTTATGCTCTGTCTTCTTTGTTTACGGCTGTTGTGTTTTGGGCTATCCTGAAATGGGAAAATGTTGCCGATGAGAAATATGCCAATCGTTGGATTATTCTGATTGCCTATCTAATGGGGCTTTCAATTGGGGTTCACCTTCTAAACCTATTGGCAATCCCTGCTATTGTATTTGTTTACTATTTCAAAAAACATGAACCAACCCGAAATGGTATTCTTGCTGCTTTAGGTATATCTCTTGTGATATTAGGTGTAATCATGTATGGTATTATTCCTGGTGTTATTAAAATTGCATCTTGGTTCGAATTAGCCTTTGTAAATGGTTTAGGAGCGCCCTTTAAAACAGGTGTGCTTGTTTATGCTATTTCCCTGATTGCCTTGATGGTTTGGACTATTAATTATTCAATTAAGCACAATAAGGTCATCTTAAATACCATTGTCACCTCCTTTATTGTGATCATGATTGGGTATTCATCATTTGCCATGATTGTGATTCGTTCCTCAGCCAACCCGCCTATGGATGAAAATAATCCAGACGATGTATTTTCCTTATTATCTTACCTGAATCGTGAGCAATATGGAGATAGACCGCTAGTTTTTGGAGAGTATTACAATGCTCCAGCTGTTGATATGGTTGAAACAAAGCCTGTTTATATTCAGAAAAAGGATAAAAATGGAAAGGATAAGTATGTAATTGCTTCGTACAAACCAAAATACGAATTCGATTCTCGATTCAATACTATTTTCCCTCGTATGTACAGTTCAAATGCTGGACATGTACGCGATTACGAGTATTGGGGAAATGTAAAAAAGAACAATCCAATTCAAGTTGGTGATGAAGTCATTTACAAACCAAGCTTCGGTTCAAATCTACGATTCTTCTTTTCTTATCAGTTCAATCATATGTATTGGCGCTATTTCATGTGGAATTTTGCTGGTCGACAGAATGATATTCAGAATCATGGTGGTATCCGACATGGGAACTGGATCTCGGGCATACAATTCCTTGATGAAATGCGATTAGGTAATCAGGATAAATTATACTCTGAGCTAAAAAATAAGAAATCAAGGAACGCTTATTTCTTCCTACCATTCATTTTAGGCTTAATCGGTATTTTCTTTCAACTAAATGCAGGAAAAAAAGGCAAAAAAGATTTCTGGGTAGTTATGTTGCTATTCCTACTTACTGGGCTAGCTATTGTAGTTTACCTCAATCAATATCCTCATCAGCCACGTGAACGTGATTATGCCTATGCCGGATCATTCTACGCCTTTGCTATTTGGATTGGATTTGGTGTATTGGGACTCTACAATTTCCTTAAAAATAAAATGCCAGCTCTAGCATCGGCAGGTTTGGTTACATTGATTTGTCTTATTGCTGTCCCTGGTTTAATGGCTCAACAAAATTGGGATGATCACGATAGAGGCGGACGATATGCAACCTTAGCATACGCTAAAAACTATCTGAACTCATGCGATCCTAATGCGATACTTTTCACTTACGGTGACAACGACACCTTCCCCCTTTGGTATGCACAAGAAGTAGAAGGCATCCGTCGAGATATTAGAATTGTAAATATTAGTTTATTAGCTGGTGATTGGTATATCAACCAAATGCGTAGAAAAGCTTACGATTCTGAGTTGATACCGATGACGCTTACCGCGGATAAAGTGGAACCAGGAATTCGAGATCAGGTGCCCGTTGTTGAGCGTTTAAGCAAGCCTGAGTTATTGAGTGAAATGATCAAGTTTGTTGCTAGTGATAACGAAGCGACTACTGTAGAAACGCAATCGGGTAAGAAATTGCATTATTTCCCAGGTAGAAAAGTATATGTGCCTGTTGATTCATCAAAAGTTGTTTCCAATGGAACTGTTCAGCCTGAAGATGCAGGCTTGGTTGTGGATAAATTGGAATGGAACATCAAAAAAAGTTATTTGTACAAAAATGACATCGCGGTTTACGATATCATCGCCAATAACAATTGGGAACGTCCAATATATTTCTCTGTAGGAATGGGTGTTGATAGTTTTCTTGGTTTGGAAAAGTATTTCCAGCTAGAAGGTGCTGCTTACCGTTTGGTTCCAATAGAAACAAAACCGCAGCGAAACGAATTGGGTCATGTAAATACCGAATTGTTGTATGATAATTACATGAATAAATTCACTTTTGGTGGTCTTAAAGATCCCGATGTACATGTTGATCAATTCCATATCCTAACTGTTAACATCATGTCTTTTAGAGCAAATTACAGCCGATTGGCGAGTGCTTTAAACGATGAAGGAAAGAAGGATAAAGCAATTAAGATTATGGATCGTTGCATGGAAGAATTGCCAACAAGCAAAATTCCATTTGACAATACGCTGATCGGATTTATTCAAGAATATTATCGTGCTGGAGCAACTGATAAAGCAAATGTTTTGTTATCTGATATGGCACAACAATCTTACGACAAGTTGAATTACTTCTTAAGTTTAGAGTCGCAATATGCAAATGCTTTTAGAGCAGAGCAAGAGCGCGAAATAAGAGTTGTACAAATGTTATTGGGACTTGCCGATATGGGTGAACAAACCAAGTTGAGAGAAGATTTACAATTGAAGTTTGAAATGCTTTTTAAAACTTTTGTAGAGTAA
- a CDS encoding acylphosphatase — MDGKSVSIQVSGKVQNVGYRYQAKEAANRFGVRGFVKNQPDGTVYLEVIGTNLAVELFCEWCRKGPDWAKVKDIFICNLPDQDFADFVIK; from the coding sequence ATGGATGGGAAATCGGTAAGTATACAAGTGTCAGGTAAGGTACAGAATGTAGGATATCGGTATCAGGCTAAAGAAGCTGCGAATCGTTTTGGTGTAAGAGGATTTGTGAAAAATCAGCCAGATGGAACGGTTTATTTGGAAGTTATTGGAACAAATTTGGCTGTTGAATTGTTTTGTGAATGGTGTAGGAAAGGTCCGGATTGGGCTAAGGTGAAGGATATTTTTATTTGTAATTTACCAGATCAGGACTTTGCTGATTTTGTTATAAAATAA
- a CDS encoding radical SAM protein, with translation MINYHEPLFRPPSEAHSLILQVSLGCAWNKCAFCEMYSSKTFTLRKEKDVFADIEAMSPYANDYRKVFLADGNAMVLSFDKLSRILDQLHATFPRLTRVSAYAIPKDIAAKTDDELQALAAKGLKLLYVGIESGDDELLGRINKGEDFASTSHALQRARKAGIKLSVMILNGLGGKNYSQQHAINSAKMVNEIQPEFLSTLVLSYPYGEAHFMKKFDGEFIPLDTIGLIAEMKVFIENLNLSQTVFRSDHASNYLILRGNFPRDKQEMLNRINAVLDDPANAKLRPEWMRGL, from the coding sequence ATGATCAATTATCACGAACCTTTATTTAGACCGCCTAGCGAGGCTCACTCCCTAATTCTACAAGTAAGTTTAGGATGTGCATGGAACAAATGTGCCTTTTGCGAAATGTACAGCAGCAAAACCTTTACCCTACGCAAGGAAAAAGATGTTTTTGCTGATATCGAAGCCATGTCGCCTTATGCAAATGATTATCGTAAGGTGTTCTTGGCCGATGGAAACGCTATGGTTCTTTCTTTCGATAAGCTTTCGCGGATATTAGATCAACTTCATGCGACTTTCCCAAGACTAACCCGTGTTTCGGCCTATGCCATACCAAAAGACATAGCAGCAAAAACCGACGACGAATTGCAAGCCTTGGCTGCAAAAGGCCTTAAATTACTCTATGTAGGAATTGAATCGGGCGATGATGAGTTGCTTGGAAGAATTAATAAAGGTGAAGATTTTGCCAGCACTAGTCATGCCTTGCAACGTGCACGAAAAGCAGGAATTAAACTTTCTGTGATGATTCTAAATGGCTTGGGTGGTAAAAACTACTCGCAACAACATGCCATCAACTCGGCCAAAATGGTGAACGAAATACAACCCGAGTTTCTTTCAACACTGGTTCTTAGTTATCCTTACGGAGAAGCACACTTTATGAAAAAATTCGATGGCGAATTTATTCCTTTGGACACAATCGGGCTTATTGCCGAAATGAAGGTCTTTATAGAAAACCTGAACTTGTCGCAAACCGTTTTTAGAAGCGATCACGCCTCCAATTATTTGATTCTGCGTGGTAACTTCCCTCGCGACAAACAAGAAATGTTGAATCGTATTAATGCAGTTTTAGACGATCCGGCAAACGCAAAGTTGCGACCCGAGTGGATGAGGGGATTGTAG
- a CDS encoding IPT/TIG domain-containing protein, which produces MKKYILIILSIFICFLACDKEEANRPYARIRTLGVQDISRSGVTISGEIYNSKNLSIEDHGFVYNLQSSSLPDGTKANTNLEEYFEKESLGRKNGDGFFESTLTRNLIKNATYLAKAYVVSNGITTYDEAIEFESQGGIAPVISKIVPDTAYYGDTINVIGNNFSIQTRYNKIFFNELEAKIVQSSDTLIKTIVPERDWQWKSKSKIKIELGDSEIQSLPDFYLRSPRIDSASTKTVVSGMTVKIYGSNFNDLYGLCIDGKFANYYDYNNLSDSLITVQIPSNISIGKIPIKYSHLSETIIIPDFFESTKPIIESVSPLMVWKDTTLKIRGPFVKYISGFYNYGTPNVINDSLVHIKINYPPNANKIYGYYNGEEICAKDSIGWLPPIVKAVDPSVAYSGDKIIVSGERFFEGLLIVFGDNLIRADYINENTIEFIVPPINSGQHNIEFQYSQQKFDVQESIYFEVPAISITNISPSIAKRGDTIEISLENANPNEYFSVYIDGNWADVVEVNESSIRAKIGNNILLSDYPSVKVNNGGRIGILEMGFQAIEPWEQIMEIEDFHVQYSSIAHPNNIPVMLTRKYYYGDYVLLQYNETFNNWDKIATYDLTGTYPYVMSKDDMMYFVSHDEDSEARKIIKIESYSTSKMEWDEEGSFFYEGEPNSLITFLKEEKIYVGDKSVMKSFDLKKKTWEDKTIVPTDEYRPNNIISFAINNRSYILFSNIDKTNDESNSEFWEYDSDNDSWKYIPGCPFYVNYYSTFCSDNQMAYCTINQYDSSKKELWVFDTNNSTWENYLPPAERCNSTLSFTHNGFLYYGYSDGYGNGLDMSRTNINDLIKLEE; this is translated from the coding sequence ATGAAAAAATATATCTTAATTATCCTATCGATATTTATTTGTTTCCTTGCTTGTGATAAAGAAGAAGCAAACCGACCATATGCACGTATTAGAACACTTGGAGTTCAAGACATTAGCCGCAGTGGAGTTACCATATCAGGAGAAATTTACAATTCGAAAAATTTAAGTATTGAAGACCATGGCTTTGTTTACAATTTACAATCGTCATCGCTACCCGATGGTACCAAAGCGAATACCAATTTAGAAGAATACTTTGAGAAAGAATCCTTGGGGCGTAAAAATGGAGATGGATTTTTTGAAAGCACATTAACCAGAAACTTGATAAAGAATGCTACTTATCTTGCCAAAGCTTATGTTGTTAGCAATGGGATTACAACTTATGATGAGGCTATAGAATTTGAAAGTCAAGGCGGAATTGCACCCGTAATTTCAAAAATCGTTCCAGACACAGCCTATTATGGAGATACAATTAATGTTATAGGAAACAATTTCAGTATTCAAACTCGTTACAATAAAATCTTTTTTAATGAATTAGAAGCTAAAATTGTGCAATCTTCTGACACATTAATTAAAACGATTGTTCCTGAACGTGATTGGCAATGGAAATCTAAATCAAAAATCAAAATAGAATTAGGTGATTCGGAAATACAAAGCCTTCCTGATTTTTATCTTCGTTCTCCAAGAATTGATTCTGCATCTACCAAAACTGTTGTATCTGGTATGACTGTGAAAATATATGGAAGTAACTTTAATGATCTTTATGGATTGTGTATCGATGGAAAATTTGCTAATTATTATGATTATAATAACCTTTCTGACTCGTTGATAACCGTACAAATTCCTTCTAATATTTCTATTGGTAAGATTCCTATTAAGTATTCTCATTTGTCAGAAACCATAATTATTCCAGATTTTTTTGAGAGCACAAAACCAATAATTGAATCGGTAAGCCCTTTAATGGTTTGGAAAGACACAACACTCAAAATTAGAGGTCCATTTGTTAAATATATATCTGGATTTTATAATTATGGAACACCAAATGTAATTAATGACAGTCTTGTTCACATTAAAATAAATTACCCACCCAACGCAAACAAAATATATGGCTACTATAATGGAGAAGAAATTTGCGCAAAAGATTCAATTGGTTGGCTACCTCCAATTGTCAAAGCAGTAGATCCTTCTGTTGCATACAGTGGTGATAAAATAATAGTAAGCGGTGAAAGGTTTTTTGAAGGTCTACTTATTGTATTTGGAGATAATCTAATTCGAGCCGATTATATTAATGAAAACACAATCGAGTTTATTGTACCGCCAATTAATTCGGGTCAACACAACATAGAGTTTCAGTATTCACAACAAAAATTCGATGTACAAGAAAGTATTTACTTTGAAGTTCCCGCAATTTCAATCACTAATATTAGTCCATCAATTGCAAAACGTGGAGACACAATTGAAATATCACTCGAAAATGCGAACCCAAACGAATATTTTTCAGTTTATATTGATGGAAACTGGGCTGATGTTGTTGAAGTTAATGAATCTAGTATTCGAGCTAAAATTGGTAACAATATTCTTTTATCCGATTATCCATCCGTTAAAGTCAACAATGGTGGTAGAATCGGCATCTTAGAAATGGGATTTCAAGCAATTGAGCCATGGGAGCAAATTATGGAAATTGAAGATTTTCATGTACAATATTCCTCCATTGCGCATCCAAATAACATTCCCGTAATGTTGACAAGAAAATATTATTATGGAGACTATGTTCTTCTACAATACAATGAAACATTTAACAATTGGGATAAAATTGCAACATATGATCTAACAGGAACCTATCCTTATGTGATGTCTAAAGATGACATGATGTATTTTGTTAGTCATGATGAAGACAGCGAGGCGCGAAAAATAATCAAAATAGAATCCTATTCCACATCTAAAATGGAATGGGACGAAGAAGGATCATTTTTCTATGAAGGAGAACCCAATAGTTTAATTACATTTTTAAAAGAAGAAAAAATTTATGTAGGAGATAAAAGTGTAATGAAATCGTTTGACCTAAAAAAGAAAACATGGGAAGATAAAACAATTGTACCAACTGATGAATATAGACCTAACAATATTATTTCGTTCGCTATAAATAATCGTTCCTATATTCTGTTTAGCAATATTGATAAAACCAACGATGAATCCAATTCTGAATTTTGGGAATATGATTCTGATAATGATAGTTGGAAATACATTCCTGGTTGTCCTTTCTATGTAAACTACTATTCTACATTCTGTAGCGACAATCAAATGGCCTATTGCACAATTAATCAATATGATAGTTCAAAAAAGGAGCTATGGGTATTCGATACAAATAACTCTACTTGGGAAAATTACCTTCCTCCAGCAGAAAGGTGTAATAGCACTTTATCATTTACTCACAATGGTTTTCTATATTATGGATACAGCGACGGATACGGCAATGGTTTAGATATGAGCAGAACAAATATTAATGATCTTATTAAATTAGAAGAATAA
- a CDS encoding leucine-rich repeat domain-containing protein: MIRNFFFYLFVLMYIFSACDSSTIYETIEDEKYWTYAGTDISNVNEFSVELNAMPLRTGESGKWEIVSGLVDNKVSFDKIEAPKTTFHGLPGESYQLCWHVSNQKETSGDTISVAFNPLKLSIKDFSFAYYTTRFTLSGEKFDNGHWEIDGEVLNRNTLDVNSPYITIQGAENTTIKATWISNYGSKTASKTIELQTSNFSEFEALEDLGVEIEDYPQDYQLNEDGHVIQLNLHASGVTWRFADIDQFPALKALKYLQKLDIGGNSLNTLPVSIPDIMSNLRYLDCSHNYISSLPDNIGNLVQLDTLILGHQNSSYQGIKNIPHLPDSFGNLKSLKYLDMVGLDCEKLPDNFANLTELTYLNLFYNNISYLPDNIGKLTKLEYLDLWITCDLPESFSELRSLNDCRVVIKKEGATTIMPDNIGNLNKLTRLTLQGNFTNLPESIGNLKELKYLEISSDQEISISKVPESIGNLIKLETLFLNGKFTELPESFGNLQSLKSVSVLSCLKSLPNSIGNLPLVDALFQNGEIEYLPESITQIESLKYLYLSYNAIKELPESMGNLKNLYQFNLFSNNLKDLPISIQNLSENLGYLNLGKNNIPKDKQETITSWLPTTSVSFN, translated from the coding sequence ATGATACGGAATTTCTTCTTTTACCTATTTGTTCTAATGTACATTTTTAGTGCTTGCGATAGTTCAACGATTTATGAAACCATTGAAGATGAAAAATATTGGACCTATGCTGGAACAGACATAAGCAATGTGAACGAGTTCTCGGTTGAATTGAATGCAATGCCGCTGAGAACAGGTGAATCGGGAAAGTGGGAAATTGTTTCAGGATTAGTTGACAATAAAGTATCATTTGATAAAATTGAAGCCCCTAAAACTACCTTTCATGGATTACCCGGTGAATCGTATCAACTGTGTTGGCATGTTAGTAATCAGAAAGAAACTTCTGGAGATACCATTTCTGTTGCATTTAACCCCCTAAAGCTTAGCATTAAGGATTTTAGCTTTGCTTACTATACCACCCGATTTACATTAAGTGGAGAAAAATTTGATAATGGTCACTGGGAAATAGATGGTGAAGTACTAAACCGAAACACTCTGGATGTAAATAGTCCATACATTACTATTCAGGGAGCAGAAAACACTACCATAAAAGCTACATGGATTTCCAACTACGGAAGTAAAACGGCATCGAAAACCATAGAATTACAAACTTCAAATTTCTCAGAATTTGAGGCGCTGGAAGATCTTGGTGTCGAAATTGAAGATTACCCGCAAGACTATCAATTGAATGAAGATGGACATGTGATCCAACTCAACCTACATGCAAGTGGCGTTACATGGAGATTTGCGGACATTGATCAATTCCCTGCGCTTAAAGCCCTTAAATATTTACAGAAATTAGATATTGGGGGAAATTCTCTGAATACTTTACCTGTCTCAATTCCTGATATTATGAGTAACTTGCGTTATTTAGACTGTTCTCATAATTACATCTCTTCTCTTCCAGATAATATTGGAAACCTTGTACAATTAGACACTTTGATTCTTGGCCATCAAAACTCATCCTATCAAGGAATTAAAAATATTCCTCATCTACCTGATAGTTTCGGTAATCTGAAAAGTTTAAAATATTTAGACATGGTAGGTCTTGATTGTGAAAAATTGCCAGATAATTTTGCAAACCTAACAGAACTCACCTATTTAAATCTATTCTATAATAACATCAGTTATCTACCTGATAATATTGGCAAGCTTACAAAACTTGAATATCTAGATTTATGGATCACTTGTGATTTACCAGAATCATTTTCGGAACTAAGAAGTTTAAACGATTGCAGGGTGGTAATTAAAAAAGAAGGTGCTACAACAATAATGCCTGATAACATTGGGAATTTAAATAAATTAACCAGACTAACACTACAAGGAAATTTTACAAACCTTCCTGAAAGCATTGGGAATTTAAAAGAGCTAAAATACCTAGAGATTAGTTCTGATCAGGAGATTAGCATTAGTAAAGTTCCAGAATCAATAGGTAATCTTATAAAACTTGAAACCTTATTTTTAAACGGTAAATTTACTGAATTACCTGAAAGTTTTGGAAATTTGCAGAGCTTAAAATCAGTTAGCGTTCTCAGTTGTTTAAAATCTTTACCTAACAGCATTGGCAATCTCCCTTTAGTTGATGCATTATTCCAGAATGGTGAAATAGAATACTTACCAGAGAGTATTACACAGATTGAATCCCTAAAATATTTGTATTTATCGTACAATGCAATTAAGGAATTACCCGAATCAATGGGCAATCTTAAAAACCTATATCAATTCAATCTGTTTTCCAATAATCTGAAAGACCTACCCATTTCAATACAAAATCTTTCAGAAAATTTAGGATATCTTAATTTAGGGAAAAATAATATACCTAAAGATAAACAAGAAACAATTACCTCTTGGCTACCAACAACCTCTGTTTCATTCAATTAA